The genomic segment ACGAGTACAGATGAGTGCTCACCCCTCTTCCATGCACTCCTGCTTCTCCTGTCCATCTATCTCAATCTCGATCAGCTCCTCCGTCTCTCCCTTCGACATGGTTGCCTGACAAAACACACAGAACTACTATCATTACACTGCATCCAAAGTCTTTGAATAGAAACATCTTCATATTTACCCTTCTTTTTCCATGTTTTCTTCAACTACATAATGAAAAGCTCTTTGGTAGACTCAACAATGTAGTTGCAAGGTAGTCTTTGTACTTTCAAATTATgaattcatttttcatttttgacaAATACTGGGTGACTTTCACTGCAAATGTCCTGTGTGTATTATaattcaattgtaaaatgcattGGTTTATAATACTTTACCAAACCACAAAATATTCTGCCAGCAACCACCTTACAGCAAACCATAACTGCACAACATAGTACAAGCAGGCTTCCATGTAAAGGTCATCTAACATCTATTTAATTGCAAAACACATGAGAATCAGGAAGCACAGCTCTGGTGCCCTGCTGCAGTGGCTGCTCAAACCTCACCAGAGTGTATGACATCACAAAGGCATctgatttaaagagaaataaatgtatggttaccatggcatcaaaagcctattcctccaatgtttgttttcaaacacactttcctttGACAAAggatgttaaacataccgaaacattgggaagttggctcttttacAGTTTTCCATAGAGAGAATGTgcgtgcataatctggtttgtttagtttttactgTCTAAACCTTTTAAAATAGAGGCTcgtgagctgctgtgttgattctaatataaatatatatatatatatatatatatatatatatatatatatatatatatatatatacacacacagtataaaatTTAATTTACGGGATTTGCTGCGTGCAGATAGAAAACAAGCAaacgagggtgcaacattttattaaacaaatctttaatacaatctttaataaaatgtataataaaagaATAACCTGGACAAAAACTACAATTACTATGCGcaattgcattaacattatttaaagactaggtacattttattaataataataataataataataataataataataataataataataatatctggttaatttacagggtttttctgtgaaacaattaaatgggcttttaaatcctccatgtttttctcatttaaaagtgAAATGAAGAACGAGAAACCTAGAGTGCAACATAGTTTTTTGTATTAGTGTTAACACAATTAAGAACAGTGATTGTAATAAGgtgtatctatctctatctcgGTGAAAACCAAATTCATTATTAGTAAATAACAACTAATCATGTAATAAAAAAGAATGGCAGGCCTGTTTTGGCTTTTCTGTAATTACCtaacataatttattttaactttatacATTTCCTTTTGCTTCAAGATATATGGTGAACATAAGTATGGTCTCCCTCAGAAAAGcaaacttgtgttttgtttttttccttaatGTTTCAGCTTTTATATGAAGTAATTTAAGCTAAACGGGGGGTTCCATTAGTTAGCTACAATAACAGCACAATATTAAATACTGTACCTGAAAAACAATGAGATTTCCACTACATTCCAATACATTTACACTAGTGCAAACCTCGAACCTTTTGAAATACTGACCCTCTGGTTTTCTGAGTAACGTCGGTCACAGTGCTAATTAATCAAGATCTTCTCATTAGGTTACAATTTTGGCGTTGTTAGCAACAGCTTCCAACAGTTTCCAATTTCAGTTCGGAAAACTAGGTTATGTATTTGTAACGTCTGTCACACATGGTTTCGCTCGTAATCTCGCTTTTTTTTTGCTGATGacattattatttcaaatatgTATACCATTAATACGGTGAAAAAttaaacagtatataaaatagtGGCTTTTTGTGCCAATGCAGTCCGACTAGAAGGCCATACTGCCTTTTGGGTAGGACAACTACGACTGTACTAGGCCCACTGTTATTCACTCTAAGAAACCAACAGAAAACGTTTTAAAAACGTTACAGGGTATAACTGAAATGTTGAAAAGCTTATTCTGAAAATGGTTGGTGTTTTCGAAAagatttataaaattaaaaatatatcacTTTTCCGCCCCCATGTCGCAACAACGtagttttaaaatgatgtaaataTACCGCGCCCTCTGCACGCCAGCGGCTCAAACAAACCCTCGCAATActgttgattatatatataaagacatatCAAAATACACGCATCAAGTTTTAAATAAAGAGCTGCCCGGGGTTTACCAGGCATTCTTGTTTCAAATGTGAAAACTACAAACGGAAATGGAAATAAACGGAAACAAAAGATGTAAGCAGGCCGGAAATCCTGGCAGAGGTATAAACAGCGAGACTTTCTACCTTTCGAACCAGGGGACAGAAACTAACACTGTACTGAATAATAGCGGACAGACGGAGAGTTattcaaatatagatttaaaCTCCCCACACACAAGTCCTCAACAGATCCTTCGCTCGCAAGGTAAATACGAAAACTGAAATACAGAAGATGCCGTGTACTGCTGCTGGTGTCTCATCATCAGTACTTTCCAATTTTGATTCTGTCCAAAGCATCGATTCACCGATAAACCATTCCTTAAGCttatatatacttattttttCACACAAACGCAGACGGGTATTTAAAATACACGTTTTCCACACATCAAGGTGTTAAGTGACACCAGCATTGATTAAATCTGACGTCGTCGGTTCAGTAAACACAAAAACTTCTACTCTGGGCCCTTACGAAAAGAGAGATCTGTGTAAGCAATACATTACTAAAAAGCTTCAAGATCACCAACGGTGAGTAAGCAAACTCGACAAACTAAACATTATTAAAAGTTACTAAACCACATAAGACCAAAACACGGTTTGACTACAATTCTATGCATACACAAAAACAGATCCCCACCAAAAGAACGGAGGACTGCACTGAGACGCGTATTAATTGTTCCGTATAGTACAGCAACACGAAGCTGCAGTCAAAGCCGTAGTTTCTTGTACAATACTGTAACTACTTAGCCACTTCTGTCTGAGAAAGTGCGGTAAACGCACGACTGCGACTGTTAAAAAAGACACCATTATGGAAACACACAACCACACCTCGCTGATTTTAACAGACTGGTATTTTAATACCGATATTTAAAGTAACTTACCTTCAAAACAGATATTTACAGGATAATATGTCCTAGAATTGAGTGGCTCCCGTTTTGCTCCGATTCTGAACCGAATTCAGCGGACAAGTATTAGGCGAGAGGGGGGTGGTTTGGTGGGAACAGGgctatgcaaataaaataaaacaacctcAAATGCATATAGAACATTTTATTTATCAACATGGCCTCTGTGCATCAGTGTATGTGTAGTACACGTGTGTATAAATGATcgtgtttaatttaaatatcaATTAAAGAAAGCACGGTGAACTGGACTACAATTCCCAACAAAGCCCTAGTCGCCTCATGTTGCTGGATAATTGAGCAGTTAAACCTTCCAAAATGGCAATTGTAGTCCCtcttatacatttaaacaaatacattaaaaagtaaaaccGCAGAGGCTGGTATGTTATCCAGATCCTTCTGTCCAATTGGAGTTATTGTGCAAAAATGGAATACAGCAAAAAATAATATGATTTCGAAATTCAATTGATCACCGGAAGCTGTAAAAGTGTAAACATTTTCTTTATCAgtagtttatttacacaaaattaTAGACATCAatatactatttatttataaaagttGATTGTAgtctttgaattgaaaaatataataaatatatatatttttaattgaacacTGTAGTGTCATTTTAACCAGAGTGCACTGCGGCTTATCCATTTCTTTTCCCGTTCCCACTGTGCAGCGTATCAGCGGTTGAGCAAGGTGACTTTTTAAATATGGATTTTGTTGTGTTATAATAATACCAGAACTTAAGTAAGATTCATATGCGAAAcccttctattatatatatatatatatatatatatatatatagatatatatatatatatatagatatgtgtgtgtgttttataaacatATAGCTGCAAGTTTACACGTTAAGAATACGATTTGTGGTGTGGGTTTGCGTGTGaatttgacatttatttatttatttgtttgtttatttatattgatGAATTATAAGAATGCAATTTCAATTTAATATTGCTTGCAGGACACATGTACAGTAATGGTAGCTAGCTACAAGGTGACTACTGTACAATTCAGCCGTCTctctgtgtgttaataaatattattttctatgGTTGTGCAATTATGTTTATAAATGCATAAAAACGTAATTCTAAGCCTCTTTTCAATATTTCTACGTTAAATTATTAGTCACAAAAAGTATGGTTACCTGCTTTTGTTTTGGCTTCAGATTGGCAATGGAAATGACTGCTACTTAAACCAATTTAGGGCATTGACCTCCTTACTTACACCAGTATGAATGACTGGGTTAGGGTTATGTTTTTGACTAACGTTATTGATTTGCCCGTCAATAACTGTTAAGGTTGGGGATAGGTTAACATAGTGGTGTAAATAGTAGAAGGAAATCAAACCACATTCAAAACACTGCGGTCTGTGTATAAGTGGCtacttttttacacaacagtggTGTAAATAATGCATAATTCCTCTATTTACACACAGCACTGATAAAACATGACCCAAGATGTTACTCTTCTCATACTGAATGTAGGTCATTGTGACCTTATCTTTTACACTACTGACACCTAAACTATAGAAAACTTTGACTTGAGAGCCACCCCTCTCCTTGAGATTAACCTGTACATGGTCATTTCTTCTAACAAGATGCTTTTCTACCTGTAGTCACTCTTCCTGAGCTATGTAAATAAAACTGCCCACTATTGATTTCAATTAAGTGCCAGCCATGTTGTCCGTTTACTGTGTTCTCTATAACTTCCTTTATATTGTTCAACAAAAACATGTGTCTACTTGACATAGTTTTAACTTTGAGTTCTAATAAGTTATGGATGATCTCCCTATGTATTCACTCTATTCTCTAACCcctgtctttctctttctctgtacAGTGATACCCCAGGATGATTCTGCAGCACTTATCCCAGCTCTATCCCCTCCTGCGCGCGGCTGTCTCCCTGCAGCTACGCAGGAACTTGGGGCTGACGGCTGTCGCCTTTAACAAGGCAAAGGAGCTGGACCCCGTGCAGAAGCTCTTTGTCGAGAAGCTCAGAGAGTACACCACCAAGAGCAAGTGAGTACCTCGCTTGCTTGTGATCTGTTCAATCGGTCAGGACAACTctcataatttaaaaacaacatctaTATTAGAGTTGACGTTTGTCACAGTATTTTGACCTTGGTTTTTGCAGTTGGCAACTGCCTATCTTGCAAGGCAGAAAATGAGGAGGTAAACTCAAAGCACGACGCTGACTTTAAAGAGACCTTTAAATGTACCTGGTTTGATTACTTATTGGTAGCTTCCATTGATTGAAGGTTGAGATGAATGTGAAAGCTACCTTGGCTTTTATACCTGTCAATCAAATGATCATATTTGCAGGTGTGTAGAGTTTTGCAGTCTAAACCACTTCTTTCTCTCTTCCCCCATCCTGCAGGAGTGCTGGAGGAGTTGTGGATGCTGGCCCAGAGTACCAGAGGAACGTGAATGATGAGCTGACCAAACTGCAGAGGCTGTACGGTGGCGGGGACCTCACCAAATTTCCAGACTTCAAATTTGTTGGTAAGTTCTGGTGCTCTGCTCTATGAATCCAAACCTGTACATCCTAGTACTGTTCGGCAAGTACTTCTCATTAGCATTGTTACTGTCGTGTCGTCCAATGCCTCAGTTCACTGACTCTTTGCAGCAAGCCAGATGGTTGCCTGTAtctaccatgtttttaaattaaatgatttCAAGAGACACCGACGTCCCCTCTCTGTCTTTCTTTTCCAGAGCCCAAGTTAGAAGAAGTGACCTCCAAGTAATTTCCTGCTCTGCTCCCTGCAATGTTGGTGTCCCTTGTCTTTCTTTTCATGTTACTGGATACTTCGGtagttatttaataaataactttGTTAATGTATTTGCTCGTGAAATTCTTATTTCATATTGGGTTTACTTAACTAGAAATATATAGTGACTGGCGCATTGTTTGAGAgtaaacaggtgtgtcttgtgCAGTGTTTGAAGAGTTATGATTTGGTCAATGTAGCATCTGAGTTGCATGTTACAATATGCTGCACACATCTGCGGGCTTGATTTGTCATGAGTCACTCACAGAGTTGTTTTTTGGTAGTGGTTTTTGGCAAACATTGGGCATGTTGGTCAATGCACCTACATGTCCCTTGTGAAGGGATCCTTTTGCTATCACATGATTGTTGCATACAACTCACACAGCTTATGTAGCTCTAGCGTAGCGGGTGAGCCCGCGGGTCAGGCGGGTTTGGGTTAGATACATTTCAATAAACTTCGGGTTGGGGGTGGGTCAGCATTTGAGTGGCAGGGCAATCAAAATAGCGTAGTTTCATGAACATGAATTAAAGATTAAATGTTGAACAGCATTTTGGGATTCGTTATCTTCATTATGCATCGAAAGATAAGCCtgtgtactttttaaatatattttacatatgtaAATGAATGATTAGTTATAGCTAAATGCAGTAGTTGTATATGAATAGTTATAAAACAATAGTAATTTAAAGGGTAATGATCACAAAACTTCATTTGGGTTGGGTGTGGgtcaaaataattggttcaatt from the Acipenser ruthenus chromosome 9, fAciRut3.2 maternal haplotype, whole genome shotgun sequence genome contains:
- the LOC117406083 gene encoding ATP synthase-coupling factor 6, mitochondrial-like yields the protein MILQHLSQLYPLLRAAVSLQLRRNLGLTAVAFNKAKELDPVQKLFVEKLREYTTKSKSAGGVVDAGPEYQRNVNDELTKLQRLYGGGDLTKFPDFKFVEPKLEEVTSK